A stretch of the Chlorobiota bacterium genome encodes the following:
- the polX gene encoding DNA polymerase/3'-5' exonuclease PolX: MTSRELSDILSEMETLLILHGENEFKATAYNRASRALSMTQIDIQQAVENATLLLIPGIGKSIAGEIADIVISGESVQLNNLLKKTPSGILDILKIRGLGAKKVKTLWNELQIESIGELEYACMENRISTLKGFGIKSQNKILEGLNDLKNNSGKLRLDAATVISELLLENFLKIQGVIQCSIAGSVRRGAEEVDSLIFVIECENISNFIENLSKLENVTDVQSNLNSSHFILDNDVKVKIRFAEKGNFYGVLHGYTGASDYYFMISIPLKDHGFDLKDDGIYQDNLLIKINSEEEIFSKAKMQFIIPELREGIEEVRFAIDNKIPEKFITLDDIQGMFHVHSNWSDGENSLDEIANHCVKNNWKYILLCDHSKAAFYANGLNEKRLLEQSKAIDEINKRYDPSVFKMLKGIECDILSEGRMDFDDDVLASLDSVVGSIHSIFNLSKEAQTDRLCNALENKYVTILGHPTGRLILSRKGYDIDFQTVIDTAAKNNKSIELNASPYRLDMNWRMIKYARKKGVKIAINTDAHSIKGYDVLRYGITMGRKGWLTKNDILNSMTKEEFLKFAKK, encoded by the coding sequence ATGACTTCAAGAGAGTTATCAGATATACTTTCAGAAATGGAAACTTTATTAATTCTTCATGGTGAGAATGAATTTAAAGCAACAGCATATAATAGAGCTTCAAGGGCTTTATCTATGACTCAAATTGACATACAACAAGCAGTAGAAAATGCAACCCTCCTTTTAATACCTGGCATTGGTAAAAGCATTGCTGGTGAGATTGCTGATATTGTAATTAGTGGAGAATCTGTTCAATTAAATAATCTTTTAAAAAAAACTCCGTCGGGTATATTAGATATTTTAAAGATTCGAGGTTTAGGAGCTAAAAAAGTTAAAACTTTGTGGAATGAACTCCAAATTGAATCAATTGGTGAATTAGAATATGCTTGTATGGAAAATAGAATCTCAACTTTAAAAGGATTTGGAATAAAATCCCAAAATAAAATTCTTGAAGGTTTGAATGATTTGAAGAATAATTCAGGAAAATTAAGGTTGGATGCTGCTACAGTAATAAGTGAGTTACTTTTAGAAAATTTCTTGAAAATTCAAGGTGTTATTCAATGCTCAATAGCTGGATCAGTAAGGCGTGGAGCTGAAGAAGTTGATTCTTTAATATTTGTAATTGAATGTGAAAACATAAGCAATTTTATTGAGAATTTATCTAAATTAGAAAATGTTACGGATGTTCAATCTAATTTGAACAGCTCACATTTTATTTTAGATAATGATGTTAAAGTTAAAATTCGATTTGCTGAAAAAGGTAATTTTTATGGGGTACTTCATGGTTATACCGGAGCAAGCGATTATTATTTCATGATTTCAATTCCTTTGAAAGATCATGGCTTTGACTTAAAGGATGATGGTATTTATCAAGATAATTTATTGATAAAAATTAATTCTGAAGAAGAGATTTTCTCTAAAGCAAAAATGCAATTTATCATTCCAGAATTAAGAGAAGGAATTGAAGAAGTTAGATTTGCTATAGATAATAAAATCCCAGAAAAATTTATTACTCTTGATGATATTCAAGGAATGTTTCATGTTCATTCCAACTGGAGTGATGGTGAAAACAGTTTAGATGAAATTGCAAACCATTGTGTTAAAAATAATTGGAAATATATTTTATTATGCGACCATTCAAAAGCAGCTTTTTATGCAAATGGTTTAAATGAAAAAAGATTATTAGAACAATCTAAAGCAATTGACGAAATCAATAAAAGATATGATCCATCAGTTTTTAAAATGCTAAAAGGTATTGAGTGTGATATACTAAGTGAAGGTAGAATGGACTTTGATGATGATGTATTAGCTAGCTTAGATTCAGTTGTTGGCTCAATTCATAGTATTTTTAATTTAAGTAAAGAAGCACAAACTGACAGGCTTTGCAATGCATTAGAAAATAAGTATGTAACTATATTAGGGCACCCTACTGGTCGTTTAATTTTGTCTAGAAAAGGTTATGATATAGATTTTCAAACTGTAATTGATACTGCTGCCAAAAACAATAAATCAATCGAACTAAATGCAAGTCCATATAGATTAGATATGAACTGGCGAATGATTAAATATGCTAGAAAAAAAGGAGTTAAAATTGCAATAAATACTGATGCTCATTCTATTAAAGGTTATGATGTTTTGAGGTATGGAATTACTATGGGTAGAAAGGGATGGTTAACTAAAAATGACATTTTAAATTCAATGACTAAAGAGGAATTTTTAAAGTTTGCTAAAAAATAA
- the miaB gene encoding tRNA (N6-isopentenyl adenosine(37)-C2)-methylthiotransferase MiaB codes for MELYNLSIINKKSKKVYIETYGCQMNESDSEIVLSVMGKDGFEKTNEIDLADVILINTCAIRDNAEQRIHGRLKNIKFYKKQNPKLVVGVLGCMAERMRRDLLEVEDVVDIVIGPDEYRALPDLVNEAFNGQKGIAVKLSRVETYDDITPVRTEGISGWISIMRGCDKFCTFCVVPFTRGRERSRTMTSVLKEVEELSNHNFKEITLLGQNVNSYRSEGNDFADLLSKVADINPNIRIRYTTSHPQDMSDKLIETMASKNNICNYIHLPVQSGSNRVLKLMNRTYTVEHYLERIERIYNIIPNVSLSTDIIAGFPTENEDDHKKTLDLVKKVRYDGAFMFKYSPRENTKAWAMGDTVEEEVKTRRLNEIIELQRRISDEINNQTVGKIELVLIEGESKKDFNEWRGRTDSNKIVIFPKGDEQIGEFAYVKINRGNAATLFGSTVNSDGTPKFIPLELMQSN; via the coding sequence ATGGAATTATATAACCTTTCAATAATTAATAAAAAGAGTAAAAAAGTATATATAGAAACCTACGGTTGCCAGATGAATGAATCAGATTCTGAAATTGTACTTTCTGTAATGGGTAAGGATGGATTTGAAAAAACTAATGAAATTGATTTAGCAGATGTAATACTGATTAACACTTGTGCAATTCGAGATAACGCAGAACAAAGAATTCATGGTCGATTAAAAAATATCAAATTCTATAAAAAACAGAATCCTAAACTAGTAGTTGGTGTACTTGGGTGTATGGCAGAACGAATGAGGAGAGATTTGTTGGAAGTTGAAGACGTTGTTGATATTGTTATTGGTCCTGATGAATATAGGGCTCTCCCAGATTTAGTAAATGAAGCATTTAATGGACAGAAAGGAATTGCTGTAAAGTTATCGCGAGTTGAAACGTATGATGATATCACACCAGTTAGAACCGAAGGGATATCAGGGTGGATTTCTATTATGAGAGGTTGTGATAAGTTCTGTACCTTTTGTGTAGTCCCATTTACTAGAGGGCGTGAAAGAAGTAGAACTATGACTTCAGTATTAAAAGAGGTTGAAGAATTGTCTAACCATAATTTCAAAGAAATTACTTTGTTAGGTCAGAATGTGAACAGTTACAGAAGTGAAGGAAACGATTTTGCAGATTTACTTTCAAAGGTAGCAGATATAAATCCAAATATTAGAATAAGGTATACAACTTCCCACCCTCAAGATATGTCAGATAAGTTGATTGAAACAATGGCATCAAAAAATAACATTTGTAATTATATTCATTTACCAGTACAATCAGGATCAAACAGAGTGTTAAAGTTAATGAATAGAACTTATACCGTTGAACATTATTTAGAAAGAATTGAGAGGATTTATAATATCATTCCTAATGTATCATTATCAACTGATATAATAGCTGGCTTCCCAACAGAGAATGAAGATGATCATAAAAAAACATTAGATCTTGTTAAAAAAGTTAGATACGATGGTGCCTTTATGTTTAAATATTCACCAAGAGAAAATACAAAAGCCTGGGCAATGGGAGATACTGTTGAAGAAGAAGTTAAGACTAGAAGACTAAATGAGATAATTGAATTACAAAGAAGAATATCTGATGAAATAAACAATCAAACTGTGGGTAAAATAGAATTGGTTTTGATTGAAGGTGAGAGCAAAAAAGATTTTAACGAATGGAGGGGCAGAACTGATTCAAATAAGATAGTAATCTTTCCAAAAGGAGATGAGCAAATTGGAGAGTTTGCTTATGTAAAAATAAATCGTGGTAATGCAGCAACACTTTTTGGAAGTACAGTTAATAGTGATGGTACTCCTAAATTTATCCCACTTGAGTTAATGCAAAGCAATTAA
- a CDS encoding L,D-transpeptidase, with protein MNKGFEQNINNDKNLDSIQIELPEKIETDLKVLSENKSKTYNMRAIAILCVLLSSAGIAVFKPNTVSNLISGEGDKTAISRALNTSKTLVSEKNKTQHKAAKSLAISDESINSKNKLYSGVSLAPLVMERLPIRDTIYTTGNEYLDVNLSNQTVTVINRDGTKNKFLISSGTPYISGGMATPSGIFTVQNKTPMALSKQFHNAKLHFWIGVQGGVGFHGLDGSGYYWNLGKRPSSHGCIRMARNEIKEMYSLVHEGSIIKVHNGEPARVVAFCDKSDTMNAILIDSASVYNRKLGLDRYNMLMKGEYWTNPIPRIVHKSPQRVRWGMPIGKAVEIPAQKLPDNLRIYNKLSSKSSIVWLDNLFVNKKSIISKLPKPKIIIGAQDDDSIPEVIQP; from the coding sequence ATGAACAAGGGCTTTGAACAAAATATTAATAATGATAAAAATCTAGATTCTATTCAGATTGAATTACCTGAAAAAATTGAAACAGATTTGAAGGTTTTGTCTGAAAATAAAAGTAAAACTTATAATATGAGAGCAATTGCAATTTTATGTGTCCTGCTCAGCAGTGCAGGAATTGCAGTATTTAAACCAAATACTGTAAGTAATCTAATTTCTGGTGAAGGTGATAAAACTGCCATAAGTAGAGCATTAAATACAAGCAAAACTTTAGTTTCAGAAAAAAATAAAACCCAACATAAAGCTGCTAAATCTTTGGCTATTAGTGATGAGTCTATTAATTCAAAAAATAAATTATATAGTGGGGTTAGTTTAGCACCGTTAGTAATGGAAAGGTTACCTATTAGAGATACAATTTACACTACAGGAAATGAGTATTTAGATGTAAATCTCTCAAATCAAACAGTTACTGTAATTAATAGAGACGGTACAAAGAATAAATTTTTGATTTCAAGTGGTACACCATACATAAGTGGTGGAATGGCAACACCTTCAGGAATTTTTACAGTGCAAAATAAAACTCCAATGGCTTTGAGCAAGCAGTTTCATAATGCAAAACTTCATTTTTGGATTGGAGTTCAAGGTGGAGTTGGTTTTCATGGGTTAGATGGAAGTGGTTATTATTGGAATCTTGGTAAAAGACCTTCTTCACATGGTTGCATCAGAATGGCTCGAAATGAGATTAAAGAGATGTACTCTTTAGTTCATGAAGGGTCAATCATAAAAGTCCATAATGGTGAGCCAGCAAGAGTTGTAGCATTCTGTGATAAATCTGACACAATGAATGCAATTTTAATTGATAGTGCCTCTGTTTACAATCGCAAACTTGGGTTAGACAGGTATAATATGCTAATGAAAGGAGAGTATTGGACTAATCCAATTCCAAGAATAGTACATAAATCCCCACAAAGAGTTAGATGGGGTATGCCTATTGGTAAAGCAGTAGAAATTCCAGCTCAAAAGCTACCAGATAACTTAAGGATTTATAACAAGTTGAGTAGTAAATCTAGTATTGTTTGGTTAGATAATTTATTTGTAAATAAAAAATCAATTATTAGTAAATTACCTAAGCCTAAAATTATTATTGGTGCTCAAGATGATGATTCAATACCTGAAGTTATTCAACCTTAA
- the ligA gene encoding NAD-dependent DNA ligase LigA → MFSKIITDRINFLKIQINIANDNYYLKNNPNISDLEYDLLIAELVKLEEENPEYFSIDSPTQLVGSDITNSFAQVSHKRPMLSLGNTYSREEVLNFDSRVKNILGDENYSYSAELKIDGVAVSIHYEKGKFYQAVTRGNGEEGEEITNNVKTIKSIPLSINNFKVYDYILDDFEIRGEIFIKKNDFYLMNSERELIGEKLFANPRNSASGTLKMLDSTIVASRPLSMFGYYLYSENIELKSHSENLKILKEIGVPTNPHSRVCKSIFEVLDYCDEWENKRDELEYEIDGVVIKIDSLKHQDELGFVSKAPRWAIAYKFSSKKTTTKLKGITFQVGRLGTITPVAELEPILLSGSTIRRATLNNSDFIILKDIRIGDTVVIEKGGDVIPKVSEVVISERNVNSIQFSFPTHCPCHFETLLTRPDGEVNFYCENPDCPSQIKGRISHFSSRAALDIEGLGEKVVDQFVELGLLETYADIYDLESKKKQILELERWGIKSIENLLNGINESKNKPFAKVLFALGIRHVGSTVAKILSYEFGSLNSLIEATFDQLVSTNEIGVKIAESVIRFFSNDTNIKIINRLKESGLNFENEMKKNIDSINSPFFGKTIVLTGTLMHYSREKASALIEEFGGKTSSSVSKKTDLLIVGLDAGSKLIKANSLGVKIITEDVFKNMIEGLKPN, encoded by the coding sequence ATGTTTTCTAAAATTATAACTGATCGAATTAACTTTCTTAAAATTCAAATAAACATAGCAAATGATAATTATTACCTTAAAAACAATCCAAATATTTCTGATTTGGAATATGATTTGTTGATAGCTGAACTTGTAAAACTTGAAGAAGAAAATCCAGAATATTTTTCAATTGATTCTCCAACTCAACTAGTAGGTTCTGATATTACAAATTCTTTCGCGCAAGTTTCTCATAAAAGACCTATGTTATCTTTAGGGAATACTTACAGTAGAGAAGAAGTTTTGAATTTTGATAGTCGAGTAAAAAATATATTAGGTGATGAGAACTATTCCTATTCCGCTGAACTGAAAATTGATGGGGTTGCAGTAAGTATTCATTATGAAAAAGGTAAATTCTATCAAGCGGTTACTCGTGGAAATGGTGAAGAAGGTGAAGAAATAACAAATAATGTTAAAACTATAAAATCAATTCCTTTATCTATCAATAACTTTAAAGTTTATGATTATATTCTAGATGATTTTGAAATTCGAGGTGAGATTTTCATTAAAAAAAATGACTTTTACTTAATGAATTCTGAAAGAGAGTTAATTGGTGAAAAACTTTTTGCAAACCCAAGAAATTCAGCTTCTGGTACATTAAAAATGCTAGATTCCACCATTGTTGCATCAAGACCTTTATCAATGTTTGGTTATTACCTTTATTCAGAAAATATAGAATTAAAATCTCATTCTGAGAATTTAAAGATTCTAAAAGAAATTGGTGTACCCACTAATCCTCATTCTCGTGTTTGTAAATCAATATTTGAAGTTTTAGATTATTGTGATGAATGGGAAAATAAAAGAGATGAATTAGAATATGAAATTGATGGTGTAGTTATTAAAATTGATTCATTAAAACATCAAGATGAATTAGGATTTGTTTCCAAAGCCCCAAGATGGGCAATTGCCTACAAATTTTCATCAAAAAAAACAACTACAAAACTAAAAGGTATTACATTTCAAGTTGGTAGGCTTGGGACAATAACTCCTGTTGCGGAGCTTGAACCTATTTTACTTTCAGGATCAACAATCAGAAGGGCGACTTTGAATAACTCAGACTTTATTATTTTAAAAGATATTCGAATTGGCGATACAGTTGTTATTGAAAAAGGTGGAGATGTTATTCCTAAAGTAAGTGAAGTTGTAATTTCTGAACGTAATGTAAATTCTATTCAGTTTTCTTTTCCAACACATTGCCCTTGTCATTTTGAAACATTACTAACAAGACCCGATGGTGAAGTAAATTTTTACTGTGAAAATCCAGATTGTCCAAGTCAAATTAAAGGAAGAATATCTCACTTCTCATCTAGAGCAGCACTAGACATTGAAGGTCTTGGTGAAAAGGTTGTTGATCAATTTGTTGAGCTAGGATTACTCGAAACTTATGCAGATATTTATGATTTAGAAAGTAAAAAAAAACAGATTTTAGAATTAGAAAGATGGGGTATAAAAAGTATTGAGAATTTGTTAAATGGCATTAATGAAAGTAAAAATAAACCATTTGCAAAAGTATTATTTGCATTAGGTATTAGGCACGTAGGTTCAACTGTAGCTAAAATTTTATCCTATGAATTCGGTTCTTTAAACTCGTTGATTGAAGCCACGTTTGATCAATTAGTTTCTACCAATGAAATTGGGGTGAAAATTGCTGAATCAGTAATTAGATTTTTCTCAAATGATACTAATATTAAAATTATTAATAGACTTAAAGAAAGTGGACTGAATTTTGAGAATGAAATGAAAAAAAATATAGATTCTATAAATTCTCCTTTCTTTGGGAAGACTATTGTTTTAACTGGAACTTTAATGCATTATTCAAGGGAAAAAGCTTCAGCACTTATTGAAGAATTTGGAGGTAAAACAAGTTCAAGTGTTAGTAAAAAAACTGATTTACTTATTGTAGGATTAGATGCAGGTTCAAAACTTATAAAAGCAAATTCTTTAGGTGTAAAAATTATCACTGAAGATGTTTTTAAAAATATGATTGAAGGATTAAAGCCAAATTAG